A window from Acidimicrobiales bacterium encodes these proteins:
- the msrA gene encoding peptide-methionine (S)-S-oxide reductase MsrA yields the protein MFGRRTIEMPTAETALAGRREAMRVPDHHVVLGTPIRPPFPEGLEQAVFGMGCFWGAERKFWELDGVFTTAVGYAGGFTPNPTYEETCSGRTGHTEAVLVVFDPARVSYETLLRVFWEGHDPTQGMRQGNDLGSQYRSAIYTTTPDQAAAAASSKALFEEALAARGYGAITTEIAPAGPFYHAEAYHQQYLAKNPNGYCGLGGTGVSCPVPNL from the coding sequence ATGTTCGGAAGGCGCACCATCGAGATGCCCACCGCGGAGACCGCCCTGGCCGGCCGGCGGGAGGCCATGCGCGTCCCCGACCACCACGTCGTCCTGGGCACGCCGATCCGGCCCCCGTTCCCCGAGGGCCTGGAGCAGGCGGTGTTCGGCATGGGGTGCTTCTGGGGCGCCGAGCGCAAGTTCTGGGAGCTCGACGGGGTCTTCACCACGGCGGTGGGCTATGCCGGCGGCTTCACGCCCAACCCCACCTACGAGGAGACCTGCAGCGGGCGCACCGGCCACACCGAGGCGGTGCTGGTGGTGTTCGACCCGGCCAGGGTGAGCTACGAGACGCTGCTCCGGGTGTTCTGGGAGGGCCACGACCCGACCCAGGGCATGCGCCAGGGCAACGACCTGGGGTCGCAGTACCGGTCGGCGATCTACACCACCACGCCCGACCAGGCGGCCGCCGCGGCGTCGTCGAAGGCGCTGTTCGAGGAGGCCCTGGCCGCCCGGGGCTACGGCGCCATCACCACCGAGATCGCGCCCGCCGGGCCCTTCTACCACGCCGAGGCCTACCACCAGCAGTACCTGGCCAAGAACCCCAACGGGTACTGCGGCCTGGGCGGCACCGGCGTCAGCTGCCCGGTCCCGAACCTGTAG
- a CDS encoding glycosyltransferase, which translates to MSRRVHQVVVSASAGDAVTNEALAMRSALRTLGAVGECEIFARYHEPALAGEVVPLDEYARRSPPTAAAGEDVLVVHASIGEPAVAEFLAGRPERIVVVYHNISPSESFRPYDPAFADLLDGGRRELAELRPRVAMALADSAFNAADLESMGYHDVRVSPLVVDAAALTRIEPDPGTAHHLAEVVEGPVLLHVGQLLPHKRPDLLVQAYHVLTTYLEPEVRLVLVGPGRLPRYRAAVQHYVHELSLPGAWLAGPVSDAALAAFYRRADVFVTASGHEGFCVPVLEAMAFGVPVVARACGAIPETAGDAALLLPPGDDPVLLAEALATLLDDADLRASLAARGRERLDDFDPARSAAVFLGHVAELV; encoded by the coding sequence GTGAGCCGGCGGGTCCACCAGGTGGTGGTCTCGGCGTCGGCGGGGGACGCCGTCACCAACGAGGCCCTGGCCATGCGGTCGGCACTGCGCACGCTGGGCGCCGTGGGCGAGTGCGAGATCTTCGCCCGCTACCACGAGCCCGCCCTCGCCGGCGAGGTGGTCCCGCTCGACGAGTACGCCCGCCGGTCGCCTCCAACGGCGGCCGCCGGGGAGGACGTGCTCGTCGTGCACGCCTCCATCGGCGAGCCGGCCGTCGCCGAGTTCCTGGCCGGCCGCCCCGAGCGGATCGTGGTCGTGTACCACAACATCTCGCCGTCGGAGTCCTTCCGGCCGTACGACCCCGCCTTCGCCGACCTGCTGGACGGCGGCCGGCGGGAGCTGGCCGAGCTGCGGCCCCGGGTCGCCATGGCCCTGGCCGACTCGGCGTTCAACGCCGCCGACCTGGAGTCCATGGGCTACCACGACGTGCGGGTGAGCCCGCTGGTGGTCGACGCCGCCGCGCTCACCCGGATCGAGCCCGACCCGGGCACCGCCCACCACCTGGCCGAGGTCGTCGAGGGGCCGGTCCTGCTGCACGTCGGCCAGCTCCTGCCCCACAAGCGCCCCGACCTGCTGGTGCAGGCCTACCACGTGCTCACCACCTACCTGGAGCCCGAGGTGCGGCTCGTGCTGGTGGGGCCGGGGCGGCTGCCCCGCTACCGCGCCGCCGTCCAGCACTACGTCCACGAGCTGAGCCTGCCGGGGGCGTGGTTGGCCGGGCCGGTGAGCGACGCCGCGCTGGCCGCGTTCTACCGCCGGGCCGACGTCTTCGTGACGGCCAGCGGGCACGAGGGTTTCTGTGTCCCCGTGCTGGAGGCCATGGCGTTCGGCGTGCCGGTCGTGGCCCGGGCGTGCGGGGCCATCCCCGAGACGGCGGGCGACGCCGCCCTCCTCCTGCCGCCCGGCGACGACCCCGTGCTGCTGGCCGAGGCCCTGGCCACGCTCCTCGACGACGCCGACCTGCGGGCGTCCCTGGCCGCGCGGGGCCGCGAGCGGCTCGACGACTTCGACCCCGCCCGGTCCGCCGCCGTGTTCCTCGGCCATGTGGCCGAGCTGGTCTGA
- a CDS encoding glycosyltransferase family 4 protein: protein MRLLYVVQRYGAEVAGGAERLCRLFAGRMAARGHQVEVVTTCARSYLDWANAYPPGTDEDDGVTVHRLATGRERDLDRFGPLNGRVTWGRKPVALHLQEEWMRAQGPDVPELGPWLDAEAGRFDAVAFVTYLYATTRSGLARAAGRVPTVLHPTAHEEPPLTLPLFDAVFRLADAFAFCTEEERDLVEGRFRTRTPSAVVGIGFDLDATGDGSRFRRRSGMGDEPYLVAVGRVDPAKGFDELFDFFAAYKRRHPGPLRLVVVGEPVTRPPDHPDVVVTGFVDEQAKRDVVDGAAALVQPSYFESFSMVLAEAWAQGRPAIVQGRCAVLDGQARRSRGAIPYRGYAEFEAAVELVTSDASLAEALGRAGRRYVATELSWDVVLGRYEELLDRVVATAVRA from the coding sequence GTGCGGCTCCTGTACGTGGTCCAGCGCTACGGCGCCGAGGTCGCCGGCGGAGCCGAGCGGCTGTGCCGGCTGTTCGCCGGCCGCATGGCGGCCCGCGGCCACCAGGTGGAGGTGGTCACGACGTGCGCACGGAGCTACCTGGACTGGGCCAACGCCTACCCGCCCGGCACCGATGAGGACGACGGCGTCACCGTCCACCGCCTGGCCACCGGGCGGGAGCGGGACCTCGACCGGTTCGGCCCCCTGAACGGGCGGGTGACGTGGGGCCGCAAGCCGGTGGCGCTGCACCTCCAGGAGGAGTGGATGCGCGCCCAGGGCCCCGACGTCCCCGAGCTCGGACCGTGGCTGGACGCCGAGGCCGGGCGCTTCGACGCCGTGGCGTTCGTCACCTACCTCTACGCCACCACCCGCTCCGGCCTGGCCCGGGCGGCCGGGCGGGTGCCCACCGTCCTGCATCCGACGGCCCACGAGGAGCCGCCCCTCACCCTGCCCCTGTTCGACGCCGTGTTCCGCCTGGCCGACGCCTTCGCCTTCTGCACCGAGGAGGAGCGAGACCTGGTGGAGGGCCGCTTCCGGACGCGGACGCCGTCGGCCGTCGTGGGCATCGGCTTCGACCTCGACGCCACCGGCGACGGTTCCCGGTTCCGCCGCCGGTCCGGGATGGGGGACGAGCCGTACCTGGTCGCGGTGGGGCGGGTGGACCCGGCCAAGGGCTTCGACGAGCTGTTCGACTTCTTCGCCGCCTACAAGCGGCGCCACCCCGGCCCGCTCCGCCTGGTGGTGGTCGGCGAGCCGGTCACCCGCCCGCCCGACCACCCCGACGTGGTCGTGACCGGCTTCGTGGACGAGCAGGCGAAGCGCGACGTCGTCGACGGCGCGGCGGCGCTGGTCCAGCCCTCGTACTTCGAGAGCTTCTCGATGGTGCTGGCCGAGGCGTGGGCGCAGGGCCGCCCGGCGATCGTCCAGGGCCGCTGCGCCGTGCTCGACGGCCAGGCGCGACGCAGCCGCGGCGCCATCCCCTACCGGGGCTACGCCGAGTTCGAGGCCGCCGTCGAGCTGGTGACGTCGGATGCCTCCCTGGCCGAGGCGCTCGGGCGAGCGGGCCGCCGGTACGTGGCGACCGAGCTCTCGTGGGACGTCGTGCTGGGGCGATACGAGGAGCTGCTGGACCGCGTCGTGGCCACGGCGGTCCGAGCGTGA